The Cardinium endosymbiont cEper1 of Encarsia pergandiella nucleotide sequence ATATTAAAACTAATAATGGATTTATCTATTTTGCAGCTATAATAGACTGGCATAGTAAGGCTATATTGAGCTATAAAGTATCTAACAGTATGGATACAACACTTGTAACAGATATTTTAGAAGAAGCTCTTAGCAAATATCCTGCTCCAGAGTACTTTAATAGCGATCATGGAAGTCAATATACCAGTCATGGTCACATACAATTGTTAAAAAAGTATGGTATTAAAATATCAATGAATGGGCAAGGTAGAAGTATTGATAATGTAGTTATAGAGCGTTTTTTTAGAACAATAAAATATAACTGCTTGTTTATAAATGACTTTAAAAATATTAAAGAGATTAAACAGGGCATTAACGATTACATGCATAAATATAATTACAACAGATTTCATTCTAGTATTAAATATCAAAAACCTATGAACGTCTATCTTACACATGTAAAAAATCAATACGCTAAAGCAGAAATAACACGGAAACAAAATTTATAAAACTTTGTCCGATTTTTTCGGTCCACTATACTGCTGAATGGTTAGGCAGCCAGGTAACGTTTCCAATACATACTTAAACATCTGCTTTTCCTGAATAGATACAGTTGGAATTTGGACTTTACTGTTATGCAATAAGGCCGACCAATCCCTATGTTTAGGTAAATAACTACACTGAAATACAGAAGAGCCTTTATTATTTGGTTTAAACAATGCTGCAATGGCACGATCTTTACCCGAACGATCTACTATTTGATCCAATAATAATTTAAACGCATTTTTCTTTTTAATACGGGCAGCTAAGTGTAGCGGTGTTCTGCCCTTATTATCTTCACTGGCCAAAGCTTCTACAGGAAGTTTATTAGCCAGCAACACGATTATATCCTTAGGCAAATACTTCACTGCCAAATGGAGCGGCGTCATACCGGTTTGATCTTTTTGATATAGATCTTCGTTAGGAAACTTATGGATCAAGCATGCGGTAGCATCAATCAACTGGCGTCTGATACATATATGTAATAGTGGCATGCCATTTTCATCGTTGGCACGTAAAGCTTCTGCAGGAAATGTATCCACCAGTAACATCAGTAAACCCTTTCTTCCATCGCGCATCGCCAGGTCTAACGGGGTGTTTCCCCTCTTATCTTTGACAGATAAATCCCCTTCAAACAAATCGGCCACCAACGCCCTTACTCCAGCCATCCATCCATTTATAATAGCTAAATGGAGCGGCGTAAGACCTGTTTCCCGATCTGGAGTGGTAATATTGATATCCTGATGTGCCAATAAAAAATAAAATATTTTTTCATGCTTACATTTAAGCGCCCAGACAAGTGAAGTCAAACCATTCCCGACTGCATTGGGATCTATATCTTTATCATTCAATAAAGATTGAACCGACACTAAGTCACCTTTACTGATAGCATTGTAAAGAGCAGTTTGCCCATTTAAATCAGGTGCGTGGCGGAAAAGTATATCACGTGCTTTACCCTGTAGGTATTTGAACCTATCCACATCCTTACACGCAAAATAGTCCATAGAAGGAGGGCCATTAAGATCCGTAAACCCTTGACGTTTACCACTTATGCAAGAAGAAAACTGTAAAGCAGCCAAAAATGACCACGTTGCAATGCTTTTTGATGAGCAGTTAGACGGCTTGATAGGATCAATCTGTTTTAAACTTTTATTCATTTTTTTGTTTTTTTATAAAAATTACAACTAGCAATAGCATATTATGCTTGCTTCATTACCGATAAAGCCAGAAGGCCTTTTGTTATAGATATTTGATTCAAATACAACCAAATATAGCATCACTTACTTAGTAATACAAATTTAAAATCCTTGGCAACTGAACTTAGGATAGCTTTTTATCTATAATTATAGATAAAAAAATCCAGAATAGCTCTAACCCAAATCACTTTTTACTGAGGCTCAACAGCTACCCTATTTGTTCCTTATTTTTTATTTAAAAAGCGAGCAAAAACATCGCGTCCTGCATAACTTACTTTATCTTTTAAATCAGATTCAATACGCAATAAACGATTGTATTTAGCTACACGATCTGTACGACAAACTGCACCTGTTTTAATCTGTCCAACCCCTGTTCCAACAACTAGATCAGCAATCGTAGTATCCTCTGTTTCTCCAGATCGATGCGAAATAATAGCAGCATAGTGGGCTTGTATGGTGAGCGCAATAGTTTGAAAAGTCTCTGTTAAACTGCCTATTTGATTGTATTTAATCAAGACTGCATTGGCTAAATTTTGCGCTATGCCTTTCTTTACTAGGTCTGGATGGGTGACAAATAGGTCATCCCCTACCAATTGCACCCGGTCACCCAATTGTTGCGTCAGTTGATTCCAACCCATATAATCTGTTTCAGCCATACCATCTTCTATACTTATAATAGGATATTGATCTACTAAATCTACCAAATAAGCTATCCATTCCGATCTAGTGAACTGCCTATTTTCTATACAATACAATCCGTCTGGTTGATACCATCCAGTACTGGCAATATCTAGACCCAAATAAATATCTTCACCAGGCGTATAACCAGCTTGGATAATGGCTTCTAAAATAGATTCAATCGCCTCTGTGGTTCTATATAAATTAGGGGAAAAGCCACCTTCGTCACCGACATTTGTACTTAGCCCTTTTTGTTTAAAAGAATGCTTTAAAACATGAAAAATTTCTACACCTGCACGTAATGCTTCACTAAAAGAAGCAAATCCTAAGGGTAGAATCATAAACTCTTGTATAGCAAGCGGATTATCTGCATGCAAACCGCCATTTATAATATTCATCATAGGCACTGGCATCTTATACGTTACATTCGATACTGGACCTATTAAACTAGAAAAGTATTGATATAATGGTTGCCGAAAATGTAAAGCAGCTGCTTTAGCAATTGCTAAAGAAACCGCTAAAATCGCATTAGCACCCAAATGCTGTTTATTAGACGAACCATCAAGGGCTATCATTAAGCTATCTAAACCAACTTGATCATCAATATTTTTACCAACTAAATTTGTACAAATGATGGTTTGTATATGTTCGACTGCTTGTAACACCCCTTTTCCATGATAACGATTGGCATCTAGATCTCTTAGTTCTAATGCTTCAAGGGAACCTGTAGAAGCACCAGAGGGCACACTGGCGTAGCCTGTTTCCCCTGATACTAGATGTACCTCAGCTGCTATCGTTGGATAGCCACGGGAATCTAAAATTTCATATGCCTTAATGGCACTAATCTTTGACATCTTTACTACTTTACATTAAAAAAGTTTTGTCGCTTTTAGCTTTTATTAAATATCTTTGTATGTGTTTTAGAAACATCAACTTTTCCAGCTAATACATATAGACCATAATCTTACAAATCTCTATATCCATCACATTATGGGCACTGCCAACTAAAAGCCTTTGTACCATTATAGATACCTGATGGTAAAACATTGATGCTTAACCAAAGCCATTCTTTATTACCTACCCTTAATTTTTTATAAAAAAACAACATCCTGTAAGAGGGTATCCGCCATCTCTGCATGAAGTGCAGTAAGGATTTTATCCCTATTAAGCTTTAGCTCATGGCGTAAAGGCGCAGAAGTTATTTTTAAAAATATCTTATTATGATGTACATAGAGCTTTTCTGTCCGATTACAAACCACTTTAGGCATGGTTTTATGCCATGCGGTACGTACCATAGCTGCTGTCAATTGTTTCTGAAAAGGAGAAGTTTCAAGAAACCTATCCACCAATTCTTTAAGGCTTTTGGCATGTTGTAAATCATTCATGATCAATTGTATTCTACAAATTTATTTCTAAAAATCATACAAAATGGCTCTAAAAATGGTTGTTTAGTAACTTGCTATCATATGCCATTTCCCTTTCAAGGTAAATCTAGATTGTAATATTCCACTGGAATCTTAGAGGGCCTAATAAACCGCAACCATAATATCCGTCCCTTTTCTAGAGGTTCTGGCTCTCGCATACGATTTTTTTCCAAAAGAGCAGATTGCTTTATACCATAGCGCTGTGCAATAGACCATGTATCTTCTCCAGGTGCTACCACATGATAATGTACCCCCCCTTTACTGCCTTTTGCACTATAATAATATATATGCCCTGGAATCAGTTGATCGATTTTTTTAATTTCGTTTATAAGAAGAAATTTATCTATAGACATGTTTACCAACTGGGCTAAATAGGAAACGGTATCTCCTTTTTGGGCTACAATGGCTCGCCTTCCATTGGCTTTAATCAATCTACTAGAGCGGTTATTGTTTAAAGGACGCACCTCCGGAAAGATTTTAGCAGACTGTAAGTACTTTGCATAATCTATACGATGCGATTGGCCCTGTCTAGGTCGTCTATTCGAGACTACTTTTTTATCCTTAGGCAATACATTGTTTACTGGTTTAGGTAACTTTAAAACAGGACGCATGGACACATCCGTATGTAACAATGGCACCAATAAAGCGCATGGTGTATAATCTGGTACCACAGAGGTCCTAAGCCACTGATTGTGTTTAGATAACAACTTTTCTTCTATCTTGAAATGGGCAGCAATATCTTTTAAGTTTTGACCATGATGACCTTGATGATAGACACATAGCTTATATGTGGAATGTTTTTTTTTCCCAGCTATCTTTTCAAATGCAATCTTAGTAGCTACAACCGCAATGATATACCCATCTGTTTTATCATTCAATCGTATCACCTTGGCCCCACGGTATTCCTTAGGAAACAGTTTTATCGCCCCTGTCCTACCCCTATTATAGGCCAATAATGCCCCCAACCAACTATCAAAATATTGGCAATGACTCTTTAAAAAACGGGCTGCTGCCTTGGTAGATTGAATTAAATGCATTCTTTCATCTACAGGATGATCGATCATTAATTTTAAGTCTATAGCAGCTACTTTATGTATTTGCCAAAAACCTACATCATGTGTATAACTCACTGCATCTCCTACCAGCATACTTTCATGTAAAGCCTGAAACTTAAAATCATCTGGAACATTTTCTTCCGCTAAAGTCTTTTCTATAAGCGGGAAAAAAAGATGGGTTCTATCTAATATTTCATTAAAAAGCTTCTTTGGCCTTGTCAACTGATTG carries:
- a CDS encoding ankyrin repeat domain-containing protein, whose amino-acid sequence is MNKSLKQIDPIKPSNCSSKSIATWSFLAALQFSSCISGKRQGFTDLNGPPSMDYFACKDVDRFKYLQGKARDILFRHAPDLNGQTALYNAISKGDLVSVQSLLNDKDIDPNAVGNGLTSLVWALKCKHEKIFYFLLAHQDINITTPDRETGLTPLHLAIINGWMAGVRALVADLFEGDLSVKDKRGNTPLDLAMRDGRKGLLMLLVDTFPAEALRANDENGMPLLHICIRRQLIDATACLIHKFPNEDLYQKDQTGMTPLHLAVKYLPKDIIVLLANKLPVEALASEDNKGRTPLHLAARIKKKNAFKLLLDQIVDRSGKDRAIAALFKPNNKGSSVFQCSYLPKHRDWSALLHNSKVQIPTVSIQEKQMFKYVLETLPGCLTIQQYSGPKKSDKVL
- a CDS encoding LysM peptidoglycan-binding domain-containing protein, giving the protein MRWFVMAIALVLLIRWSVDALEPIVVPKVMKFAGIHLKFTDGARNRVQEKVNQLTRPKKLFNEILDRTHLFFPLIEKTLAEENVPDDFKFQALHESMLVGDAVSYTHDVGFWQIHKVAAIDLKLMIDHPVDERMHLIQSTKAAARFLKSHCQYFDSWLGALLAYNRGRTGAIKLFPKEYRGAKVIRLNDKTDGYIIAVVATKIAFEKIAGKKKHSTYKLCVYHQGHHGQNLKDIAAHFKIEEKLLSKHNQWLRTSVVPDYTPCALLVPLLHTDVSMRPVLKLPKPVNNVLPKDKKVVSNRRPRQGQSHRIDYAKYLQSAKIFPEVRPLNNNRSSRLIKANGRRAIVAQKGDTVSYLAQLVNMSIDKFLLINEIKKIDQLIPGHIYYYSAKGSKGGVHYHVVAPGEDTWSIAQRYGIKQSALLEKNRMREPEPLEKGRILWLRFIRPSKIPVEYYNLDLP
- a CDS encoding DciA family protein, translating into MNDLQHAKSLKELVDRFLETSPFQKQLTAAMVRTAWHKTMPKVVCNRTEKLYVHHNKIFLKITSAPLRHELKLNRDKILTALHAEMADTLLQDVVFL
- the eno gene encoding phosphopyruvate hydratase gives rise to the protein MSKISAIKAYEILDSRGYPTIAAEVHLVSGETGYASVPSGASTGSLEALELRDLDANRYHGKGVLQAVEHIQTIICTNLVGKNIDDQVGLDSLMIALDGSSNKQHLGANAILAVSLAIAKAAALHFRQPLYQYFSSLIGPVSNVTYKMPVPMMNIINGGLHADNPLAIQEFMILPLGFASFSEALRAGVEIFHVLKHSFKQKGLSTNVGDEGGFSPNLYRTTEAIESILEAIIQAGYTPGEDIYLGLDIASTGWYQPDGLYCIENRQFTRSEWIAYLVDLVDQYPIISIEDGMAETDYMGWNQLTQQLGDRVQLVGDDLFVTHPDLVKKGIAQNLANAVLIKYNQIGSLTETFQTIALTIQAHYAAIISHRSGETEDTTIADLVVGTGVGQIKTGAVCRTDRVAKYNRLLRIESDLKDKVSYAGRDVFARFLNKK